A single window of uncultured Methanospirillum sp. DNA harbors:
- a CDS encoding PKD domain-containing protein translates to MYNRSSTIKTREKALTDVVGAIILIGIFTAVAGIVTVHLLSTPLPEKIPKTDFNLTNNSPYIIFENRGGDSLYKDNILIRAIYSDQTPKIFKGTDINYSSNSSQYFNPWPNGSPWSYGTFTRIDAPGAEAFQIIYLGNKGEYLLKQFNKGYFEGGESGSETSNCSLDSGFTSKDTLTNQEFEHYITLPENTYSATILFNATNQSYTKDAGYQWGWIFSNGGETTDLNTAHTFTIPNNKNASYNYQITHWVANNQNYNCTSSTTKSLTIYPYISPSNPCSFSDFTASTACPGRQLSLTGTSTYSSPVSSWNYTYSDGTVITNKQSDTTAMSADGIYDIFANVVYEDGNYCSIAHTVDINCCNISAAFSASETPNSQGTFEFTDESTPVSSITDWYWDFGDSTNSTLQNPSHPYTGCGEKTVSLTVKSSDTTCKSDSTSKKIKVATIPVTADFTFSLNSTYEYYYTFTNTSVSNADITSRIWTFSDDGSTETGDIVYHQFTGEGDYEVTLTVTNSCGVSDTITKTVRVTRYCPDITAGFEFVTDTTAYNATFTDTSYNSDNITSWRWDFGDGVSTIWNKAEWNASGKLITHHYPEVAPYTATLSISNDCGKSDSIHKLIFNGSCKSVSADFTPLSSSITSGHSVTFNITNPANATYWNWTFGDGEYTDTTSSYNVTHRYTRAGTYTVSLHAANDCGNTDTKVGTVIVSCTDITADFTYQQFIDRQTNNLTIDFTDTSYNTSIINFWRWDYGDGSYATWNWTQWSEADHKISHTYPEFAPYTAKLTVDSDCGATNYTHKLIYNGTPCSEVLANFSPLYVEDKAPREITFTDLTPNATNWTWNFGDGYTSDIQNPTHIFNSSGRYAVSLTATNNCGLSGTKIGTVNLSCPNVSASFGFEYLAIDSATDNLTILFNDTSNDYGRSNISSWTWTFGDGTKTTWDKTAWQSAAGRIIHKYPDVASYTAMLEIANECGSTDWTSRLIYNGSCSSNFSVNFSPLESNGTPPLPVQYIEKTINVTSWFWNFGDGLSSEEQNPIHTYTQSGLYAVTLTGYNSCGLSKQQTGYVNVTCPGVTADYGYQYLAANTTTNNLTVSFTDLSQGHGNNITQWTWDFGDGSTTTWDKAAWQTAAGQVTHKFPSLTTYLVGLTVQNTCGSKDNVQKLIYNGSECPDIIANFTPLYVNDTAPVVVNFKDLTTGSPTRWHWDFGDGSYSELVRNGTITTGDISHKYTTVGHYLVTLIPTSDCGKSGVKSGYVDVQCSNVSIDFAYVVNNPDSEDPLDVTFTITEPSDPVEFAKITEWTWLFGDGTASHEANPTHIYPTRDQYTVMLFGENNCGNQGQNIRLIQLDCENITPWFNVTPQSGPVPLTVTFTENSTPHNKIKAWRWYFGDGGYYYTTDAQNPAPSSHTYSVAGLYNITLKVQNECTQIFSMNRTVQVKPTYVISATAGTGGTISPAGNTTVTEGDSLLYTIVSNTCYGIKDVLVDNLSVGAVSSYSFTNVQANHTINASFEPTGPYTISASSYYMAPATGYTYIPTTGKISPEGLTYVTCGGTQSYTMIDAFSFDKVDYELSDVAIDGEVVGPINPYTFNNVIRNHTIVSYYAPTCFFVQGLVTNSTTGSPMSHVRLELYQNASPDIFLWYSYTNQTGYYKIPNMVYNAARRYDVYIGNNSPTWKTMSSNLEGTTSSGVWNWRIQFNPGSKCKRFLNWTGTA, encoded by the coding sequence ATGTATAACCGAAGCAGTACAATTAAAACCCGAGAGAAGGCGTTAACCGACGTAGTTGGGGCGATCATTCTAATCGGAATTTTTACTGCAGTTGCCGGGATTGTAACAGTACACTTATTATCAACTCCGCTCCCGGAAAAGATCCCAAAAACCGATTTTAACCTGACCAATAACTCTCCGTACATAATTTTTGAAAACAGAGGAGGAGACAGCCTCTATAAAGATAACATCCTTATCAGGGCTATCTATAGTGATCAAACCCCTAAAATCTTTAAAGGAACTGATATTAATTATTCAAGTAACTCCTCGCAATATTTCAATCCATGGCCTAACGGTTCACCATGGAGTTATGGGACATTTACGAGAATAGACGCTCCAGGAGCAGAGGCATTTCAGATCATATACCTGGGAAATAAAGGGGAATATCTATTAAAACAGTTTAATAAAGGATATTTTGAAGGGGGAGAGTCAGGAAGTGAAACCTCAAATTGTTCCCTTGATAGTGGGTTCACATCCAAAGACACATTGACTAACCAGGAATTTGAACATTATATCACCCTTCCTGAAAACACATACTCTGCCACGATCCTGTTTAATGCGACCAACCAGTCATATACCAAGGATGCAGGATATCAATGGGGATGGATATTCAGTAACGGTGGAGAAACCACAGATCTCAACACTGCCCACACCTTCACCATTCCAAATAACAAAAATGCATCGTACAATTACCAGATAACTCATTGGGTGGCAAATAACCAGAATTATAACTGTACATCCAGCACCACGAAATCCCTGACAATATACCCGTACATCTCTCCATCCAATCCATGCTCATTCTCTGATTTTACAGCATCCACAGCCTGTCCAGGTAGGCAGCTCTCATTAACGGGCACATCAACATACTCTTCCCCTGTATCTTCGTGGAACTACACCTATTCAGATGGGACAGTTATAACCAATAAACAGAGTGATACGACAGCCATGAGCGCTGACGGGATATACGATATTTTTGCCAATGTTGTGTATGAAGACGGAAATTACTGCTCAATTGCCCATACAGTAGATATTAATTGTTGCAATATCTCTGCAGCATTCAGTGCTTCAGAGACTCCAAATTCACAGGGTACGTTCGAATTCACTGATGAATCAACACCGGTCTCAAGCATTACCGACTGGTACTGGGATTTTGGAGACAGTACAAATTCTACACTGCAAAACCCATCACATCCATACACAGGTTGTGGAGAAAAAACAGTTTCTCTTACAGTTAAATCGTCAGATACTACCTGCAAATCAGATAGTACATCTAAAAAAATAAAAGTTGCAACAATACCGGTAACTGCCGATTTCACGTTCTCCCTGAACTCTACCTATGAGTATTACTACACATTTACCAACACATCAGTGAGCAATGCGGACATAACATCGCGAATCTGGACGTTTAGCGATGATGGATCTACAGAAACAGGAGATATCGTCTATCATCAGTTCACCGGAGAAGGTGACTATGAGGTAACTCTCACTGTCACAAACAGTTGTGGAGTCAGTGACACGATAACAAAGACTGTACGTGTCACCCGGTACTGCCCGGATATCACAGCAGGATTTGAATTTGTCACAGATACCACTGCCTATAATGCAACTTTTACCGACACATCATACAATTCAGACAATATTACCTCGTGGAGATGGGACTTTGGAGACGGTGTCTCCACCATCTGGAACAAAGCCGAGTGGAATGCTTCTGGAAAGCTGATAACTCACCATTATCCTGAGGTAGCCCCATACACTGCAACGCTGTCCATAAGCAACGATTGTGGAAAATCAGATAGTATTCACAAACTGATATTCAACGGTTCATGTAAGAGTGTTTCAGCAGATTTCACGCCACTTTCCAGTTCTATTACATCAGGTCACTCAGTTACCTTCAACATCACAAACCCTGCCAATGCAACATACTGGAACTGGACTTTCGGAGATGGAGAATACACCGATACAACATCCAGTTATAATGTAACCCACCGATATACCAGGGCCGGCACGTACACAGTAAGCCTGCACGCTGCCAATGACTGTGGAAATACTGATACAAAGGTTGGAACAGTCATCGTATCCTGCACCGATATCACTGCTGACTTTACCTATCAGCAATTCATCGATAGGCAGACAAACAACCTGACAATCGATTTCACTGATACATCATATAATACAAGCATTATCAACTTCTGGCGCTGGGACTATGGAGATGGTTCATATGCAACATGGAACTGGACCCAATGGAGCGAAGCAGATCATAAGATCTCTCACACGTATCCGGAATTTGCACCATATACCGCAAAATTAACGGTTGATAGTGACTGTGGAGCCACAAATTATACACACAAGTTGATCTACAACGGAACTCCATGCAGTGAAGTGCTTGCAAACTTCTCTCCATTGTATGTTGAGGATAAAGCACCAAGAGAGATAACATTCACCGATCTCACACCAAATGCAACCAACTGGACCTGGAACTTCGGAGACGGGTACACATCAGATATCCAAAATCCCACACACATATTCAATTCAAGTGGCAGGTACGCGGTCTCTCTTACCGCTACCAATAACTGCGGACTGTCTGGAACCAAGATCGGAACTGTGAACCTCTCGTGCCCAAATGTGAGTGCATCATTTGGATTCGAATATCTCGCCATTGATAGTGCCACAGACAACCTGACCATACTCTTCAATGACACCTCAAATGACTATGGCAGATCCAACATCAGCTCATGGACCTGGACATTTGGAGACGGAACAAAGACAACCTGGGATAAGACAGCCTGGCAGTCAGCAGCTGGGAGGATTATCCACAAATACCCGGATGTTGCATCCTACACTGCAATGCTTGAGATTGCTAACGAATGCGGTTCTACTGACTGGACATCACGGTTGATCTATAACGGATCGTGTTCCAGTAATTTCAGCGTGAATTTTTCGCCCCTTGAATCGAATGGCACACCACCACTCCCGGTACAGTACATTGAAAAAACCATCAATGTAACCAGTTGGTTCTGGAACTTTGGAGACGGACTCAGTTCAGAAGAGCAGAATCCGATTCACACATACACCCAGAGCGGACTCTACGCAGTAACACTTACAGGGTACAACTCGTGCGGACTCTCGAAACAACAGACCGGATATGTAAATGTCACCTGCCCTGGTGTTACCGCAGATTATGGCTACCAGTACCTTGCAGCAAATACTACAACAAACAATCTCACAGTCAGTTTCACTGATCTATCCCAGGGGCATGGAAACAACATCACACAGTGGACCTGGGACTTTGGAGATGGGTCCACTACAACGTGGGACAAGGCAGCCTGGCAGACAGCAGCAGGGCAGGTGACACACAAATTCCCATCCCTGACAACGTATCTTGTTGGATTAACTGTTCAGAATACATGTGGTTCTAAAGACAATGTGCAGAAACTGATCTATAACGGATCAGAGTGTCCTGATATCATCGCAAACTTCACTCCATTATATGTAAATGACACAGCACCGGTTGTTGTCAACTTCAAAGACCTTACCACGGGCTCTCCGACACGGTGGCACTGGGACTTTGGTGACGGGTCATATAGCGAACTAGTGAGAAACGGGACGATAACAACAGGTGACATATCTCACAAATATACAACAGTGGGTCATTACCTTGTAACCCTCATTCCAACCAGTGATTGCGGAAAATCTGGAGTGAAGAGCGGGTATGTGGATGTTCAATGCAGTAATGTCTCAATCGATTTTGCATATGTTGTGAACAACCCGGATAGTGAAGATCCTCTTGATGTAACATTTACAATAACAGAACCATCTGATCCTGTTGAATTTGCAAAAATTACCGAGTGGACCTGGCTCTTTGGAGACGGAACCGCTTCTCATGAGGCAAACCCGACCCATATCTATCCTACCCGTGATCAGTATACAGTCATGCTCTTTGGAGAAAACAACTGTGGAAACCAGGGACAGAATATACGACTAATTCAGTTAGACTGTGAAAACATTACCCCGTGGTTCAATGTAACACCACAGAGTGGCCCGGTTCCTCTCACCGTGACCTTTACCGAGAACTCAACCCCGCATAACAAAATAAAAGCATGGCGTTGGTATTTTGGAGACGGAGGTTATTATTACACAACCGATGCCCAGAATCCAGCACCCTCTTCGCACACATATTCGGTAGCAGGATTGTACAATATTACGCTCAAGGTTCAGAACGAGTGTACTCAGATCTTTTCGATGAACAGGACTGTCCAGGTAAAGCCGACCTATGTAATATCTGCAACTGCCGGAACAGGTGGGACAATCAGTCCGGCAGGAAATACAACAGTAACGGAGGGAGATTCATTACTGTATACCATTGTCAGTAACACCTGTTACGGGATCAAGGATGTTCTGGTTGACAACTTGTCAGTAGGGGCAGTCAGTTCCTATAGTTTCACTAATGTCCAGGCAAACCATACGATCAATGCATCATTTGAACCAACAGGACCTTACACAATCAGTGCATCGTCATACTACATGGCTCCGGCAACCGGTTACACATATATCCCGACTACCGGAAAAATAAGTCCAGAAGGGCTAACCTATGTCACATGTGGCGGTACTCAGAGTTATACCATGATTGATGCATTCTCTTTCGATAAAGTGGATTATGAACTTTCGGATGTCGCGATAGATGGAGAGGTTGTTGGACCAATCAATCCATATACATTCAATAATGTAATCAGAAATCATACCATTGTTTCTTATTATGCACCAACATGTTTCTTTGTACAGGGATTGGTGACAAACTCGACAACGGGCAGCCCAATGAGCCATGTGAGACTTGAACTCTATCAGAATGCATCTCCTGACATTTTTCTCTGGTATTCTTACACAAATCAGACAGGATATTACAAGATACCGAATATGGTATACAATGCTGCACGGCGTTATGATGTATATATCGGTAATAACTCGCCGACATGGAAGACCATGAGTTCAAATCTCGAAGGAACAACAAGCT
- a CDS encoding PEGA domain-containing protein, translating into MTKLSIIGILFLILTMTQPIYGLVLEKAPETTSDQVGTIQINGPSGVAILIDNVPKGLIPESGTLMIPDVRGGSRQLLMLRDEHPNESWNVEVFVNKTEVVNISSESLYGTLEVTANPANVIAYLDTSYFGVTPISSDKVLVGGHKIRIHQEGFQDWSQDLMITSGVKTSVNADLVKLEPTTTPTKAGIPGFTAILALLALMMIGILVKRKKY; encoded by the coding sequence ATGACAAAACTGTCAATTATTGGAATATTATTCCTAATCCTGACAATGACGCAGCCAATATATGGGCTGGTCCTTGAGAAGGCACCAGAAACTACATCAGACCAGGTTGGAACAATACAGATAAACGGCCCATCAGGGGTTGCCATCCTGATCGATAATGTACCAAAAGGTTTAATTCCTGAATCTGGAACCCTGATGATTCCTGATGTAAGAGGAGGATCACGCCAGTTGCTGATGCTTAGAGATGAACACCCAAATGAATCATGGAATGTTGAGGTTTTTGTTAATAAGACTGAAGTTGTGAATATCAGCAGCGAAAGCCTCTACGGAACTCTTGAAGTCACCGCAAACCCTGCCAACGTAATTGCGTATCTCGATACCTCATACTTTGGTGTAACTCCGATCTCATCTGACAAGGTTCTGGTTGGGGGACACAAGATACGTATTCACCAGGAGGGATTTCAGGATTGGTCACAGGATCTGATGATTACATCAGGCGTGAAAACATCGGTGAATGCTGATCTGGTTAAACTTGAACCAACCACAACCCCGACCAAAGCAGGTATCCCCGGATTTACGGCAATACTCGCACTATTAGCACTCATGATGATCGGAATCCTGGTGAAGAGAAAGAAATACTAA